A portion of the Agrobacterium tumefaciens genome contains these proteins:
- a CDS encoding sarcosine oxidase subunit delta — MLLIRCPYCHETLPEAEFTYAGQAHVVRAADPSSQSDEQWEEFLFIRENARGPHFERWRHLHGCGRFFNAVRDTVSDRFLTTYRAGEPRPDLSSLSSAPASSEVSK; from the coding sequence ATGCTGCTGATCCGTTGCCCCTATTGCCATGAAACGCTGCCCGAAGCCGAATTCACCTATGCCGGGCAGGCCCATGTCGTGCGCGCGGCCGACCCTTCATCTCAGAGTGATGAACAGTGGGAAGAATTCCTGTTCATCCGCGAAAACGCCAGGGGTCCGCATTTCGAGCGCTGGCGGCACCTGCATGGCTGCGGTCGCTTCTTCAATGCGGTGCGCGACACGGTGAGCGACCGTTTCCTGACGACCTATCGCGCAGGCGAGCCGCGTCCTGATCTCTCCTCCCTATCCAGCGCACCAGCCAGCTCCGAGGTGTCGAAATGA
- the soxG gene encoding sarcosine oxidase subunit gamma family protein: MNMRVSSPVPGTLAESKAARVSILAAQGRLSLRARGDLVPLNTALGLTLPDRIGARTAAGEIEAVRLGPDEWTILAPVGAVDGVIAACAGVYAGHPHSLVDISGREVTLAIKGPLAAELLTLGCARDIDTIPVGEARRTIFDGVTVVLWRDAPDGFRMDIWNSFAPHLGHLLETGCKELAAEIA; encoded by the coding sequence ATGAATATGCGCGTTTCCTCCCCCGTTCCCGGCACGCTGGCCGAGAGCAAAGCAGCCCGGGTCAGCATATTGGCCGCGCAGGGGCGGCTGTCGCTGCGTGCGCGCGGCGATCTGGTGCCGCTCAATACAGCCCTTGGCCTGACCTTGCCCGACCGGATCGGCGCTCGCACTGCTGCAGGCGAAATCGAGGCCGTGCGCCTTGGCCCCGACGAATGGACGATCCTTGCTCCCGTTGGCGCGGTCGACGGGGTGATTGCGGCCTGCGCTGGCGTTTATGCCGGCCATCCGCATAGTCTCGTCGATATTTCCGGAAGGGAAGTGACGCTGGCGATCAAGGGGCCGCTCGCCGCCGAGCTTTTGACACTCGGCTGCGCCCGCGACATCGACACCATTCCGGTTGGCGAGGCCCGCAGAACGATTTTCGATGGCGTGACCGTGGTGCTGTGGCGCGATGCGCCGGATGGTTTCCGTATGGATATCTGGAACAGTTTCGCGCCGCATCTCGGCCATTTGCTTGAAACCGGCTGCAAGGAACTTGCCGCCGAAATCGCCTGA
- the glyA gene encoding serine hydroxymethyltransferase: MLNRLSHNAVSDTVIADAIAEELDRQKTQIELIASENIVSADVLAAQGSVLTNKYAEGYPGKRYYGGCEFVDKVEQVAIDRLKQLFGAEFANVQPHSGAQANQAVFLALLQPGDRIMGLSLAHGGHLTHGSPVTMSGKWFDVVSYEVDAETHLIDMEKVRAKAMETRPKLIVAGASAYPRQIDFEGFRKIADEVGAWLMVDMAHYAGLIAGGKYPNPVPHAHVVTSTTHKTLRGPRGGVILTNDADLAKKLNSAVFPGNQGGPLMHVIAAKAVAFGEALRPDFADYAGQVIANAQALARVLTDGGLGIVSGGTDSHMVLVDLRPKGVTGKVAEIALERAGLTCNKNSIPNDPEKPFVTSGIRLGSSAGTTRGFGVAEFERIGVLILRVIDALAVCAEGNAEIEANVRAEVAALCEAFPIYGA; this comes from the coding sequence ATGCTCAACCGTCTGTCCCATAATGCCGTCTCGGATACGGTGATTGCCGACGCCATCGCCGAGGAACTCGATCGCCAGAAAACCCAGATTGAACTGATCGCTTCGGAAAACATCGTGTCCGCCGACGTTCTGGCGGCGCAAGGCTCCGTGCTGACCAACAAATATGCCGAAGGTTATCCCGGCAAACGCTATTATGGCGGTTGCGAATTCGTCGACAAGGTCGAGCAGGTCGCCATCGACCGGCTGAAGCAACTTTTCGGCGCGGAGTTCGCGAACGTTCAGCCACATTCCGGCGCGCAGGCCAATCAGGCGGTGTTTCTGGCACTTCTTCAGCCGGGCGACCGGATCATGGGGCTTTCGCTGGCCCATGGCGGCCACTTGACCCACGGTTCGCCGGTCACCATGTCGGGCAAGTGGTTCGATGTCGTCTCCTATGAGGTGGATGCAGAGACGCATCTGATCGATATGGAAAAGGTTCGGGCAAAGGCGATGGAAACCAGGCCGAAGCTGATCGTCGCAGGCGCCTCGGCCTATCCGCGCCAGATCGATTTCGAAGGCTTCCGCAAGATCGCCGACGAGGTTGGCGCATGGCTGATGGTCGACATGGCCCATTATGCCGGCCTGATCGCCGGCGGCAAATATCCAAACCCGGTGCCGCACGCCCATGTCGTCACCTCCACCACCCACAAGACCCTGCGCGGCCCTCGCGGCGGCGTGATTTTGACCAACGATGCCGATCTGGCAAAGAAGCTGAATTCGGCCGTCTTCCCCGGCAATCAGGGCGGCCCGCTGATGCATGTCATCGCCGCCAAGGCCGTTGCCTTCGGCGAGGCGCTGCGGCCGGACTTTGCCGACTACGCTGGTCAGGTCATCGCCAATGCACAGGCTCTGGCGCGAGTGCTGACGGATGGCGGTCTGGGGATCGTGTCTGGTGGAACCGACAGCCACATGGTTCTGGTCGATCTGCGTCCGAAGGGCGTTACCGGCAAGGTTGCCGAAATCGCTCTTGAGCGGGCAGGCCTCACCTGCAACAAGAACTCCATTCCCAACGACCCGGAAAAGCCCTTCGTCACCTCGGGCATCCGGCTCGGCAGTTCGGCCGGCACCACGCGCGGTTTTGGCGTGGCCGAATTCGAGCGGATCGGCGTGCTGATCCTGCGCGTCATCGACGCGCTGGCTGTCTGTGCCGAAGGCAATGCTGAGATTGAGGCGAACGTGCGGGCCGAGGTTGCAGCGCTGTGTGAGGCCTTCCCGATCTACGGCGCGTAA
- a CDS encoding mechanosensitive ion channel family protein: MTTLPSLFRVMAAAIAVFVLGAASLAAQELPPPARPAPTEQTTEQKVDQLIQLLGQDDVRALLTQKLAAAGTEQPPELTPQSQLSDLDQWASKRREHLGRLARDLPGMSTQIIAALGRLCDEISNYGTAVFLLHVSILFGAGLAGGIATNRIIAMQASRRNGANIGKEASSVVSRRLLPVFGYGIAATAMFLAIQWSPLLSAVLLPWLATSIVLPLLFAFTGLLRRVVGREANVRRDFWIVRWTWLLTLAGVFWALLRTLENLDVPRDTLGLLSSAMVGLLFLLACIWIWRRPVGDPGSERARSIDVALIFGLIILFGLRLAGAGVLFWIGLYALVLPGLASTLGIAARKLATDIGTYGESDLRPVLVERGVRLAIVGTAILWLIFLVRAHPNSLPDGALLTSIVVGVLHGALILLLADLLWIAIKSMIARRLELSTPVGNSMSGQPGGGQPQDDRLLTILPILRNMLGIIIAAVAVMTALSELGVNIGPLLASAGIFGIAIGFGSQTLVKDIISGVFYMIDDAFRVGEYIQSGSYRGTVESFSIRSVKLRHHRGPIFTVPFGSLGAVENMSRDWSIDKFLVTVAFDTDIAKVRAITKEIGKALKEDPEFGPFLIETVKLKGVEQFGEYGMTLGFGMMLRAGGQSSMVRRKAYSMLKDAFAQNDIQFASMAGAYPASTRSARPQEPEASDGTGPVEE, translated from the coding sequence ATGACCACCCTTCCCTCCCTTTTCCGAGTGATGGCGGCTGCCATCGCAGTTTTCGTACTGGGCGCGGCGAGCCTAGCTGCGCAGGAACTACCGCCGCCAGCGAGACCGGCTCCTACGGAACAGACGACAGAGCAGAAAGTCGACCAGTTGATACAGCTTCTGGGACAGGACGATGTTCGTGCCCTTCTCACACAGAAGCTTGCGGCGGCCGGTACAGAGCAGCCGCCAGAACTGACGCCGCAGAGCCAGTTGAGCGATCTCGACCAATGGGCAAGCAAGCGGCGCGAACACCTAGGCCGCCTCGCAAGGGATCTGCCCGGCATGTCCACGCAGATCATCGCGGCGCTGGGAAGGCTTTGCGACGAGATCAGCAACTATGGTACAGCCGTCTTTTTGCTGCACGTATCCATCCTGTTCGGTGCGGGCCTTGCCGGCGGCATTGCCACGAACCGGATCATAGCGATGCAGGCCTCCCGCAGGAACGGCGCGAATATCGGCAAGGAGGCCTCGTCTGTCGTATCGCGGAGGCTTTTGCCCGTCTTCGGCTACGGCATTGCTGCCACCGCCATGTTCCTTGCCATCCAGTGGTCACCTTTGCTGAGCGCCGTTCTCCTGCCCTGGCTTGCAACCAGCATCGTGTTGCCGCTGCTTTTTGCCTTCACGGGCCTGCTGCGGCGGGTCGTTGGCCGCGAGGCCAATGTCCGGCGCGATTTCTGGATCGTCCGCTGGACATGGCTCCTGACCCTTGCCGGCGTCTTCTGGGCGTTGCTCAGGACGCTCGAGAATCTCGATGTCCCGCGTGACACGCTTGGGCTTCTGTCCTCCGCCATGGTCGGCCTGCTGTTCCTGCTCGCATGCATCTGGATCTGGCGTCGTCCGGTCGGCGATCCCGGCTCGGAGCGGGCTAGGTCAATCGATGTCGCGCTTATCTTCGGCCTCATCATCCTCTTCGGGTTGCGGCTCGCCGGCGCCGGGGTCCTGTTCTGGATCGGGCTTTATGCGCTGGTTCTGCCCGGCCTTGCCTCGACGCTTGGCATCGCGGCGCGAAAGCTGGCAACCGACATCGGCACCTATGGGGAAAGCGATCTTCGCCCGGTACTGGTCGAGCGAGGCGTGCGGCTTGCAATCGTCGGGACTGCCATCCTGTGGCTGATCTTCCTCGTGCGCGCGCATCCGAATTCCCTGCCCGATGGCGCATTGCTGACGTCGATCGTCGTCGGCGTCCTGCACGGGGCGCTGATCCTGCTTCTTGCCGATCTCCTCTGGATCGCGATCAAGTCGATGATCGCACGGCGGCTGGAGTTGAGTACACCCGTCGGCAACTCGATGAGCGGCCAACCGGGCGGGGGGCAGCCGCAAGATGACCGGCTTTTGACCATTCTGCCGATCCTGCGCAACATGCTCGGCATCATCATCGCCGCGGTTGCGGTCATGACGGCGCTTTCGGAACTCGGCGTCAATATCGGGCCGCTGCTCGCAAGTGCCGGCATCTTCGGCATCGCCATCGGTTTCGGTTCGCAGACGCTCGTCAAGGATATCATCAGCGGCGTGTTCTACATGATCGACGACGCCTTCCGCGTCGGCGAATACATCCAGAGCGGTTCCTACCGCGGCACGGTTGAATCCTTCAGCATCCGCTCGGTCAAACTGCGGCACCATCGCGGCCCGATTTTCACCGTGCCGTTCGGATCGCTCGGCGCCGTCGAAAATATGAGCCGCGACTGGTCGATCGACAAATTCCTCGTCACGGTCGCCTTCGATACTGACATTGCCAAGGTCCGGGCCATTACCAAGGAGATCGGCAAGGCGCTGAAGGAAGACCCGGAATTCGGACCGTTCCTGATCGAAACCGTCAAGCTGAAGGGCGTCGAGCAATTCGGCGAATATGGCATGACGCTTGGTTTCGGCATGATGCTGCGCGCCGGCGGGCAATCCTCCATGGTGCGCCGCAAGGCCTATTCGATGTTAAAGGATGCCTTTGCGCAAAACGACATCCAGTTCGCCAGCATGGCGGGCGCCTATCCCGCATCTACACGAAGCGCGCGGCCACAGGAGCCCGAAGCAAGCGACGGGACGGGGCCGGTGGAAGAATAG
- the purU gene encoding formyltetrahydrofolate deformylase — protein sequence MTSYVMKVSCPARSGIVAAVSGYLARSGCNINDSSQFTDLETGRFFMRLSFVSEEGMEPAALVAGFASVAADFDMEYDIHDLSRKTKVVIMVSRFGHCLNDLLYRSHIGALPVEIVAVISNHLEYQKQVVNEDIPFHHIRVTPETKPEAEAAILQVVRDAGAELVVLARYMQVLSERLCQEMSGRIINIHHSFLPSFKGANPYKQAYERGVRLIGATAHYVTADLDEGPIIEQDTIRVTHAQSGMDYVSLGRDVESQVLARAIHAHIHHRVFLNGNKTVVFPASPGEYMSERMG from the coding sequence TTGACCAGCTATGTCATGAAAGTCTCGTGCCCGGCACGCAGCGGCATCGTTGCCGCCGTGTCCGGATATCTCGCGCGGTCCGGCTGCAACATCAACGACAGTTCGCAATTCACCGACCTGGAAACGGGCCGCTTTTTCATGCGGCTGAGCTTCGTTTCGGAGGAAGGGATGGAACCCGCTGCTCTCGTCGCAGGGTTCGCTTCCGTCGCCGCCGATTTCGACATGGAATACGATATCCATGATCTCTCGCGGAAAACGAAAGTCGTGATCATGGTTTCACGCTTCGGCCATTGCCTGAACGATCTACTCTATCGTTCCCACATTGGTGCATTGCCTGTGGAGATTGTCGCTGTCATCTCCAATCACCTCGAATACCAGAAGCAGGTGGTGAACGAGGATATTCCCTTTCACCACATTCGCGTCACGCCGGAGACGAAACCGGAAGCCGAGGCGGCCATACTGCAGGTGGTGCGCGATGCAGGCGCCGAACTTGTCGTGCTGGCGCGCTACATGCAGGTTCTGTCGGAACGGCTGTGCCAGGAAATGTCTGGCCGCATCATCAACATCCACCACTCCTTCCTGCCTTCCTTCAAGGGCGCAAACCCTTACAAGCAGGCCTATGAGCGCGGCGTGCGACTGATCGGCGCGACGGCCCACTACGTCACCGCTGATCTCGATGAAGGCCCGATCATCGAACAGGACACGATCCGCGTCACCCATGCCCAGAGCGGCATGGATTATGTGAGCCTCGGGAGGGACGTGGAAAGCCAGGTTCTGGCGCGCGCCATTCATGCCCATATCCATCACCGTGTCTTCCTCAACGGCAATAAGACCGTGGTGTTTCCCGCTTCGCCGGGCGAATATATGTCCGAACGAATGGGATAA
- a CDS encoding sarcosine oxidase subunit alpha: MSSYRVPGRGRVDAARSVSFTFDGKTYRGVKGDTVASALLANGVHLMGRSFKYHRPRGPVAAGSEEPNALIGTRRGSGRFEPNTRATVQEIWSGLETTSQNKYPSLKFDIGAVNDMAYMLFSAGFYYKTFMWPKSFWNKVYEPFIRAAAGLGVSPTEEDPDTYASRNLHCDVLIVGAGPAGLAAARAAAVDGLKVVLVDENAEAGGTLLSEPQAQIDGQPAWNWLADELKALKERGVRVMTRTTAIAYYHQNMIGLCEKLTDHLETVTKDMPRERLWRVRARYVVLAQGALEKPLVFHGNDRPGVMLAGSAQTYLNRYGVKVGNRPVVVTSHDSAWYAAFDLHGAGVRVQAIVDTRSKVREELVNEARALGIPVRLSHTVTATSGRLRVKSVRVNPVNGSAVGAGQEIACDALLMSGGWTPSLHLFSHTQGKIAWDDQRTTFLPAMTNEDCAIAGAGRGLWGIEAVLKDGAEQGRKIAAALGKTGDTRDYAVEHDRTGSGVSLTELPSDRDAGKAKAFVDYQNDVTAKDLRLAVREGMRSIEHVKRYTTNGMATDQGKMSNINGLNIAAEALGKRQPEVGLTTFRPPYTPTTFGAFAGYHRGQHFEVTRKTQIDSWAEKHGAVYEPVGQWRRAWYFPKPGEDMDAAVGRECRAVRQSLGMFDASTLGKIEVVGPDAVEFMNRMYTNPWSKLAPGRCRYGLLLGDDGFIRDDGVIGRMTEDRFHVTTTTGGAARVMNMMEDYLQTEWPDLNVWLTSTTEQWSTIALNGQNAAKLLAPLVEGVELTEEAFPHMSCAECTVAGMPARLFRVSFTGEIGFEVNVPAPLGRKLWEILWEAGQQYGITAYGTETMHVLRAEKGYIIVGQDTDGTVTPYDAAMGWAVGKTKPDFVGKRGLARPDLVAKGRRHLVGLLTEDRSKLEEGAQIVFDPKQPIPMKMVGHVTSSYHSDAVGQPIALALVEGGHERMGETVYIPMPERTIAAKITGMVFVDPENTRLKI; this comes from the coding sequence ATGAGTTCCTATCGCGTTCCCGGCCGTGGCCGGGTGGATGCCGCCCGCTCGGTAAGCTTCACCTTCGATGGGAAGACCTATCGCGGCGTAAAGGGGGATACGGTCGCCTCCGCGCTTCTCGCCAATGGCGTACATCTCATGGGCCGCTCGTTCAAATACCACCGCCCGCGCGGCCCTGTAGCGGCGGGTTCCGAGGAGCCGAATGCGCTGATCGGCACCCGCCGCGGCTCCGGCCGGTTCGAGCCAAATACCCGCGCCACGGTGCAGGAAATCTGGAGCGGGCTGGAAACCACGTCTCAGAACAAATATCCGAGCCTGAAATTCGATATCGGCGCAGTCAACGACATGGCCTATATGCTGTTTTCGGCGGGCTTTTACTACAAGACATTCATGTGGCCGAAGAGCTTCTGGAACAAGGTCTATGAGCCCTTCATCCGCGCGGCGGCCGGTCTCGGCGTCTCGCCCACGGAAGAAGACCCCGATACCTATGCCTCGCGCAACCTGCATTGCGACGTGCTGATCGTCGGCGCCGGTCCTGCGGGTCTGGCTGCGGCGCGCGCAGCGGCGGTCGATGGTCTCAAGGTCGTGCTAGTGGACGAAAATGCCGAAGCCGGCGGGACGCTGCTGTCCGAGCCGCAGGCGCAGATTGACGGCCAGCCAGCATGGAACTGGCTGGCGGACGAGTTGAAGGCGCTGAAGGAGCGCGGCGTCAGGGTCATGACCCGCACGACGGCGATTGCCTACTACCACCAGAACATGATCGGCCTTTGCGAAAAGCTGACCGACCATCTCGAAACCGTGACCAAGGACATGCCGCGTGAACGCCTGTGGCGGGTGCGGGCGCGCTATGTGGTGCTGGCGCAGGGGGCTCTCGAAAAACCGCTGGTCTTTCATGGCAACGACCGGCCGGGCGTGATGCTGGCGGGCTCCGCCCAGACCTATCTGAACCGCTATGGCGTCAAGGTCGGCAACAGGCCGGTGGTGGTGACGAGCCATGACAGCGCCTGGTATGCCGCCTTCGATCTTCATGGCGCAGGCGTGCGGGTGCAGGCCATCGTCGATACCCGTTCGAAGGTGCGCGAGGAACTGGTGAACGAGGCGCGCGCGCTCGGCATTCCGGTGCGGCTGTCGCATACCGTGACGGCGACTTCGGGCCGGTTGCGTGTGAAATCAGTCCGCGTCAATCCGGTGAATGGCTCCGCGGTCGGCGCGGGGCAGGAAATCGCCTGTGATGCGTTGCTGATGTCTGGCGGCTGGACGCCGTCGCTGCATCTGTTTTCCCACACGCAGGGCAAGATTGCGTGGGACGATCAGCGGACCACCTTCCTGCCGGCCATGACCAATGAGGATTGTGCAATTGCCGGCGCCGGGCGCGGGCTTTGGGGCATTGAAGCGGTGCTGAAGGATGGCGCCGAGCAGGGCCGGAAGATCGCTGCAGCCCTGGGCAAGACGGGCGATACCCGCGACTATGCGGTGGAGCACGACCGCACCGGCAGCGGCGTATCGCTGACGGAATTGCCGAGCGATCGCGATGCCGGCAAGGCCAAGGCCTTCGTCGATTACCAGAACGACGTGACCGCAAAGGATCTGCGGCTGGCCGTGCGCGAGGGCATGCGCTCCATCGAGCACGTCAAGCGCTACACCACCAACGGCATGGCGACCGATCAGGGCAAGATGTCCAATATCAACGGCCTCAACATCGCGGCGGAAGCGCTCGGCAAACGCCAGCCGGAAGTAGGCCTGACGACCTTCCGCCCACCCTATACGCCGACGACCTTCGGCGCTTTCGCCGGTTATCATCGCGGCCAGCATTTCGAGGTGACGCGCAAGACGCAGATCGACAGCTGGGCTGAGAAGCATGGCGCGGTTTACGAACCGGTCGGCCAATGGCGGCGCGCCTGGTACTTCCCCAAACCAGGTGAAGACATGGATGCTGCAGTCGGCCGCGAATGCCGGGCGGTGCGGCAAAGCCTCGGCATGTTCGACGCCTCGACGCTCGGCAAGATCGAGGTCGTCGGGCCGGATGCGGTCGAGTTCATGAACCGCATGTACACCAACCCGTGGTCGAAGCTCGCGCCGGGCCGCTGCCGTTACGGCCTGCTTCTGGGTGATGACGGCTTCATTCGCGACGACGGCGTCATCGGCCGCATGACCGAGGATCGCTTCCACGTCACCACCACCACCGGCGGTGCCGCGCGGGTGATGAACATGATGGAGGATTACCTCCAAACAGAATGGCCTGATCTCAACGTCTGGCTTACCTCCACCACCGAGCAATGGTCCACCATTGCGCTCAACGGCCAGAATGCGGCAAAGCTGCTCGCTCCGTTGGTCGAGGGCGTCGAGCTGACGGAAGAGGCTTTCCCGCATATGTCCTGCGCGGAATGCACGGTGGCCGGCATGCCGGCGCGGCTGTTCCGGGTGTCGTTCACCGGCGAGATCGGCTTCGAAGTCAACGTGCCCGCGCCGCTTGGCCGCAAGCTCTGGGAAATCCTGTGGGAGGCCGGCCAGCAATACGGCATCACCGCCTATGGCACGGAAACCATGCATGTGCTGCGTGCCGAAAAGGGTTACATCATCGTCGGCCAGGATACTGACGGCACGGTCACGCCCTATGATGCCGCGATGGGCTGGGCCGTGGGCAAGACCAAACCGGATTTCGTCGGCAAGCGTGGCCTCGCGCGCCCCGATCTCGTCGCCAAGGGCCGTCGTCACCTCGTCGGTCTTCTGACCGAAGACCGCTCGAAGCTGGAAGAGGGCGCGCAGATTGTCTTCGATCCGAAGCAGCCTATCCCGATGAAAATGGTCGGTCATGTCACCTCATCCTATCATTCGGATGCGGTTGGCCAGCCGATTGCGCTGGCGCTGGTCGAGGGCGGCCATGAGCGGATGGGAGAGACCGTCTATATTCCAATGCCCGAACGCACGATTGCCGCAAAAATCACCGGGATGGTCTTTGTCGATCCCGAAAACACCCGCCTGAAGATCTGA
- a CDS encoding ParB-like protein yields MSHNLEPHLTPVEITSLKPTQMTVGLREVEDKRRQWAAIREEKGADFLGHHMVPVVLGHKQRLYLVDHHHLALALHEEGVKHVLTSIVADLSHLDRQEFWSVMDHRNFVYPFDVDGVRHPIENLPKRIVDLKDDPFRALAGAVRDAGGFAKIDAPFSEFLWADFLRRRVGGKKLRHSFEDAVEEAMQLARSRDARHLPGWCGADQ; encoded by the coding sequence ATGTCACACAATCTTGAACCGCATCTGACCCCGGTTGAAATCACCTCACTCAAACCAACGCAGATGACAGTCGGTCTGCGCGAGGTGGAGGACAAGCGGCGGCAATGGGCCGCCATCCGTGAGGAAAAGGGAGCCGACTTCCTCGGACACCATATGGTACCCGTCGTCCTTGGTCACAAACAACGTCTTTATCTGGTGGACCACCACCACCTCGCTTTAGCCTTGCATGAGGAAGGCGTGAAACATGTACTAACCAGTATCGTTGCCGATCTTTCCCATCTCGACCGGCAGGAATTCTGGTCGGTGATGGACCATCGCAACTTCGTCTATCCTTTCGACGTGGATGGCGTGCGCCATCCCATCGAAAACCTTCCCAAACGGATCGTCGATCTAAAGGACGATCCCTTCCGCGCGCTGGCCGGCGCGGTTCGCGACGCTGGCGGTTTTGCCAAAATAGACGCTCCCTTCAGTGAATTCCTCTGGGCGGATTTCCTGCGCCGCCGGGTGGGAGGCAAGAAGCTGCGACATTCCTTCGAGGACGCTGTGGAGGAAGCGATGCAACTGGCACGCTCGCGCGATGCGCGGCATCTGCCTGGATGGTGTGGAGCGGACCAATGA
- a CDS encoding sarcosine oxidase subunit beta family protein encodes MTRFNAFNLLRNALTGHKNWDEQWPDSQPKAEYDVVIVGAGGHGLGAAYYLASQHGITNVAVIDKGWLGGGNTGRNTTIIRSNYLYDESARLYDHAVDLWENLSQELNYNVMYSRRGVLMLAHNVHDVQSFKRHIHSNRLNGVDNRWLTPEECKEYCPPLSISPNARYPVMGGALQERAGTARHDAVAWGYARGAAARGVDIIQNCPVTAIRRNADGSVAGVETARGFIKAKKVAVSAAGHTSVVMDTAGVRLPLESYPLQALVSEPIKPIFPCVVMSNAVHAYISQSDKGELVIGSGTDQYTSYSQRGGLPLIEHTIAAIVEIFPIFNRMRMLRKWGGIVDVTPDRSAILGKTPVDGLYVNCGWGTGGFKATPGAAHTFAWTIAKNEPHPINAPFTLERFRSGRLIDEAAAAAVAH; translated from the coding sequence ATGACGCGTTTTAATGCCTTCAATCTCCTGCGGAATGCCCTGACCGGCCACAAGAACTGGGACGAGCAATGGCCCGACAGTCAGCCAAAAGCCGAATATGACGTGGTCATCGTTGGCGCCGGCGGCCATGGTCTGGGTGCGGCCTATTATCTGGCCAGCCAGCACGGTATCACCAATGTCGCTGTCATCGACAAGGGCTGGCTCGGCGGCGGCAATACCGGCCGCAACACGACCATCATCCGCTCCAACTATCTCTACGACGAAAGCGCGCGTCTTTACGATCACGCCGTCGATCTGTGGGAGAACTTGAGCCAGGAACTGAACTACAACGTCATGTATTCGCGGCGCGGGGTGCTGATGCTCGCCCATAATGTCCACGATGTGCAGAGCTTCAAGCGCCACATCCATTCCAACCGTTTGAACGGTGTCGACAATCGCTGGCTTACCCCGGAAGAATGCAAGGAATATTGTCCGCCGCTGAGCATATCGCCAAACGCCCGCTACCCGGTGATGGGCGGTGCGCTTCAGGAACGTGCCGGCACGGCGCGCCACGATGCGGTTGCCTGGGGTTATGCGCGCGGTGCTGCCGCCCGTGGCGTCGATATCATCCAGAATTGCCCGGTCACCGCCATTCGCCGCAACGCCGACGGGTCCGTCGCGGGTGTCGAGACGGCGCGAGGTTTCATCAAGGCAAAAAAAGTTGCGGTTTCCGCTGCCGGCCACACCTCGGTGGTCATGGATACCGCAGGCGTGCGCCTGCCGCTCGAAAGCTACCCGCTGCAGGCTCTGGTATCCGAGCCGATCAAGCCGATCTTCCCCTGCGTGGTCATGTCGAATGCGGTTCACGCCTATATCAGCCAGTCCGACAAGGGTGAGCTGGTGATCGGTTCCGGCACGGATCAATATACCTCTTATTCGCAGCGCGGCGGCCTGCCGCTGATCGAACATACGATCGCCGCCATCGTCGAAATCTTCCCGATCTTCAACCGCATGCGGATGCTGCGCAAATGGGGCGGCATTGTTGATGTCACGCCGGATCGCTCGGCCATTCTCGGCAAGACGCCGGTCGACGGGCTTTATGTGAATTGCGGCTGGGGCACGGGTGGTTTCAAGGCCACGCCGGGCGCTGCCCACACCTTCGCCTGGACCATCGCGAAAAACGAACCGCACCCGATCAACGCGCCTTTCACGCTGGAGCGTTTCCGCTCCGGCCGCCTAATCGACGAGGCCGCCGCCGCTGCCGTGGCGCACTGA